The Clostridium sporogenes genome contains a region encoding:
- a CDS encoding flagellar basal body-associated FliL family protein, translating into MSEKNVEKKDSSLKKIIIIVVVLVIIGAGAFGGYMLFAKNKKGANSTNQMPVNNTNVINSQQTNNGMYPQQVVVSSKTYSLDEFLVNLADEDGKRFIKAKIFIGYEEKKLTKELETKKPILRDAVIGVLRSKKATDINPKNIDKIKVEIINKISPMLEKGRINSIYFDDLIVQ; encoded by the coding sequence ATGAGCGAAAAAAATGTAGAAAAAAAAGATAGCAGTCTTAAAAAAATAATAATAATAGTTGTTGTTTTAGTTATAATAGGAGCAGGAGCTTTTGGAGGATACATGCTTTTTGCAAAGAATAAGAAAGGTGCTAACAGTACTAATCAAATGCCTGTAAACAATACTAATGTTATAAATTCTCAGCAAACTAATAATGGAATGTATCCACAACAGGTAGTAGTTTCATCTAAAACTTACTCTTTAGATGAATTTTTAGTTAATTTAGCAGATGAAGATGGAAAAAGATTTATAAAAGCAAAGATTTTTATAGGTTATGAAGAAAAAAAATTAACTAAAGAATTAGAAACAAAGAAACCAATATTAAGGGATGCGGTTATAGGCGTTTTAAGATCTAAAAAAGCTACAGATATAAATCCCAAAAATATTGATAAAATAAAAGTAGAAATTATAAATAAGATTAGTCCTATGCTCGAAAAAGGAAGAATTAACAGTATCTATTTTGATGATTTAATAGTACA
- a CDS encoding flagellar motor protein MotB — protein MARRNKKGGGGDEIRGDEWLATFSDTITLLLTFFILLYSFSSVDAQKFQQVASAMQVAMTGQSGNTIVDYNLKNGDVPLVGETTKLGRETGSDAKSDSKEVYNEVNKFVDKNNLKSSVEVKEDGRGVIIQLRDNVLFEIGRADIKPQSKQIMDKINGLIATLPNEVIVEGHTDNVPIKNEVYGSNWELSTARAVNVLRYFVETKKQNPVRFTAAGYGEYRPIAQNNSDVNKAKNRRVNIVIVSKEKESSKK, from the coding sequence ATGGCTAGGAGAAATAAAAAAGGTGGTGGCGGAGACGAAATAAGAGGTGACGAATGGCTTGCAACCTTTTCCGACACCATAACCTTATTATTAACTTTCTTTATATTACTTTATTCTTTTTCTAGTGTGGACGCTCAAAAGTTTCAACAGGTGGCTTCTGCTATGCAGGTAGCAATGACAGGTCAATCTGGGAATACTATTGTAGATTATAATTTAAAAAATGGAGATGTACCTTTAGTAGGAGAAACAACTAAACTTGGAAGAGAAACAGGTTCTGATGCAAAATCTGATTCAAAGGAAGTATATAATGAAGTAAATAAATTTGTAGATAAGAATAATCTTAAATCTTCTGTGGAAGTAAAAGAAGATGGTAGAGGAGTTATAATACAACTTAGAGACAATGTACTTTTTGAAATAGGTAGAGCTGATATTAAGCCACAAAGTAAACAAATAATGGACAAAATAAATGGTTTAATAGCAACACTACCAAATGAGGTAATTGTAGAGGGACATACAGACAATGTACCTATTAAAAATGAAGTATATGGTTCAAATTGGGAGTTGTCTACAGCTAGGGCTGTTAATGTTTTAAGATATTTTGTTGAAACTAAAAAACAAAATCCAGTAAGATTTACCGCAGCAGGATATGGAGAATATAGACCAATAGCACAAAATAATTCTGATGTAAATAAGGCAAAAAATAGAAGGGTAAATATAGTTATAGTTTCAAAAGAAAAGGAGAGTAGCAAAAAATGA
- a CDS encoding motility protein A: MKKRDILTPIGFVLCFGLVLWGMASGGSNLKVFWDVASVFITIGGSMAAMLITYPMDEFKRLLIVIRQTFKDNGMSNIDVIQNFVDLSRKARREGLLSLEDAINNLTDDYMKKGLRMVVDGIEPETIREIMELEIDEMEKRHKSGADMLKTWGGYAPAFGMVGTLIGLIQMLANLTDSSTIASGMGKALITTFYGSLMANAVFNPMGANLMFKSGVEATTREMVLEGVLAIQSGVNPRIMEEKLVSYLSPPERQAYSKVQVSGEGAAQNG, from the coding sequence ATGAAGAAGAGAGATATATTAACACCTATAGGATTTGTTCTTTGTTTTGGATTGGTTTTATGGGGAATGGCTTCTGGAGGATCTAATCTTAAAGTGTTTTGGGACGTAGCATCTGTATTTATAACCATAGGTGGATCTATGGCAGCTATGTTAATTACTTATCCTATGGATGAATTTAAAAGACTTTTAATAGTTATAAGACAGACATTTAAGGACAATGGTATGTCTAATATAGATGTTATTCAAAACTTTGTAGATTTATCTAGAAAAGCTAGAAGAGAAGGACTTCTTTCTCTAGAAGATGCTATAAATAATTTAACTGATGATTATATGAAAAAAGGTTTAAGAATGGTGGTGGATGGTATAGAACCAGAAACCATAAGAGAAATTATGGAACTTGAAATAGATGAAATGGAAAAAAGACATAAATCAGGAGCAGATATGCTTAAAACCTGGGGTGGATATGCACCAGCCTTTGGTATGGTAGGTACACTAATAGGCCTTATACAAATGCTTGCAAATCTTACAGACTCTAGTACTATAGCTTCAGGTATGGGAAAGGCTCTTATAACTACATTCTATGGTTCTTTAATGGCCAATGCGGTGTTTAATCCTATGGGAGCAAACTTAATGTTTAAAAGTGGAGTAGAAGCTACCACAAGGGAAATGGTATTAGAAGGAGTTTTAGCAATTCAATCAGGAGTTAATCCAAGAATAATGGAAGAAAAGCTAGTTAGTTATCTTTCACCACCAGAAAGACAAGCTTATAGTAAAGTACAAGTATCTGGGGAAGGAGCAGCTCAAAATGGCTAG
- a CDS encoding flagellar FlbD family protein gives MIQLTGMNRESFTLNAEHIEKIEQVPESLITLVNGKKYIVIETPDEIIKKVKKYKSDIITLGIQGEFRK, from the coding sequence ATGATTCAGCTTACAGGTATGAACCGAGAAAGTTTTACTTTAAATGCAGAACATATTGAAAAAATTGAACAGGTACCAGAAAGTTTGATTACTTTAGTAAATGGGAAAAAGTATATAGTTATAGAAACACCAGATGAAATAATAAAAAAAGTTAAAAAGTACAAAAGTGACATAATCACTTTAGGCATACAGGGGGAGTTTAGGAAATGA
- a CDS encoding flagellar hook-basal body complex protein, which yields MLRSMYSGISGLKAQQTKLDVVGNNIANANTTAFKSQSIRFQDMLSQNMSQATGPSANIGGSNPRQVGLGVQVAGIFTKFTTGNMQTTGNKLDAAIDGSGFFVVGRGPLVDGASDDYIAVDSTTHEMTANKNMEIMFTRDGSFSLDSQGNLLTGDGLRVFGYENTSAKISYSVSDSKKQNIIEKPSDLKAEPTFGDVLKPLTIPDSIGVDPDAIRIQSFSIGKDGVITASLVSGDKLAIGQIAMASFKNDAGLEKMGRNAYQVSANSGDPMIRSKNGATANDNSKGYGNMLQSMIEMSNVDLAEEFTEMIVANRAFQACGKMITTGDEILQELVNLKR from the coding sequence ATGTTAAGATCAATGTATTCAGGTATAAGTGGACTTAAAGCACAACAAACAAAATTAGATGTAGTAGGTAATAATATAGCTAATGCTAATACTACAGCCTTTAAATCTCAAAGTATTAGATTTCAAGATATGCTGAGCCAAAATATGTCACAAGCTACAGGTCCAAGTGCTAACATAGGAGGATCAAACCCAAGACAGGTAGGATTAGGTGTGCAAGTAGCTGGTATATTCACTAAATTTACTACAGGAAATATGCAAACTACAGGAAACAAACTGGATGCAGCAATAGATGGATCAGGTTTCTTTGTAGTAGGAAGAGGTCCATTAGTAGATGGGGCAAGTGATGATTATATTGCTGTAGACAGTACTACACACGAAATGACAGCAAATAAAAATATGGAAATAATGTTTACAAGAGATGGATCCTTTTCATTAGATTCTCAAGGAAATCTTTTAACAGGTGATGGATTAAGGGTATTTGGATACGAAAATACTAGTGCTAAAATAAGTTATTCCGTGAGTGATTCGAAGAAGCAAAATATTATTGAAAAACCGTCAGACCTTAAAGCAGAACCTACTTTTGGAGATGTTTTAAAGCCACTTACTATACCAGATTCAATAGGAGTAGATCCTGATGCTATAAGAATACAATCTTTTTCTATAGGTAAAGATGGTGTTATTACAGCTTCATTAGTAAGTGGGGACAAATTAGCTATAGGGCAAATAGCTATGGCTTCCTTTAAGAATGATGCTGGGCTAGAAAAAATGGGGAGAAATGCTTACCAAGTATCAGCTAACTCAGGTGACCCTATGATAAGATCCAAAAATGGAGCTACTGCCAATGATAATAGTAAAGGTTATGGAAACATGCTTCAAAGTATGATTGAAATGTCTAATGTAGACTTAGCAGAAGAATTTACAGAAATGATAGTGGCTAACAGAGCTTTCCAAGCTTGTGGTAAGATGATAACCACAGGGGATGAAATACTTCAAGAACTAGTTAACTTAAAAAGATAA
- a CDS encoding TIGR02530 family flagellar biosynthesis protein — translation MSFKIINGKLHLIEDYNYASLKNKNIKSEHKVGSFEEVLNKKLDNTDKANKKNREESFIISKHAFDRLKSRNINLSEEDMMGINKAINIADKKGSRECLILCKDAALITSIKNRTIITAMTKEESKDNVFTNIDSAVII, via the coding sequence ATGTCATTTAAAATTATAAATGGTAAATTACATTTAATAGAAGATTATAATTACGCATCCTTAAAAAACAAAAATATTAAAAGTGAACATAAAGTAGGAAGCTTTGAAGAGGTATTAAATAAAAAGTTAGATAATACTGATAAAGCTAACAAAAAAAATAGGGAAGAAAGTTTTATAATATCGAAGCATGCCTTTGATAGACTAAAATCCAGAAATATAAATCTATCAGAAGAAGATATGATGGGTATAAACAAAGCTATAAATATAGCTGATAAGAAGGGAAGCAGGGAGTGCTTAATATTATGCAAGGATGCAGCTTTAATAACCTCTATAAAAAATAGAACTATAATAACGGCTATGACAAAGGAAGAAAGTAAGGATAATGTTTTTACAAATATAGATAGTGCGGTAATAATATAA
- a CDS encoding flagellar hook assembly protein FlgD: MPTAINSNYSPYAGKTKTDDKKEDEKGIIERSNEATETKTERGTRIVKKGQDLDKNAFFKILAAELANQDPTNAKDGTEYVSQLAQFSSLEQMANLNSMMKLTGASNFIGKVVLLRKFDEQGNQYAGIVRNVIKDGDQIKLSIEYEPGKVGEFPMEDVLNITDDINENSKYNNDLLNATSLIGKNVLMNDGKEKLSGVVKGVVRNGLGVSIKVTVTKDGKEQDIYVPFEYVTNVQEDGDFGDIENPDEKPSEGGEENKPEVEEKK; encoded by the coding sequence ATGCCAACAGCAATTAATTCAAATTATTCCCCTTATGCTGGGAAAACCAAAACCGATGATAAGAAAGAAGATGAAAAAGGAATAATAGAAAGATCCAATGAAGCCACTGAAACTAAAACAGAGAGGGGTACTAGGATTGTAAAAAAAGGACAAGACCTTGATAAAAATGCTTTTTTTAAGATTTTAGCTGCGGAACTTGCTAATCAAGATCCTACAAATGCCAAGGATGGAACAGAATATGTATCCCAATTAGCACAATTTTCATCTTTAGAGCAAATGGCTAATTTAAATAGCATGATGAAATTAACAGGAGCTTCTAATTTTATAGGTAAAGTGGTTTTACTTAGAAAGTTTGATGAACAGGGTAATCAATATGCAGGAATAGTAAGAAATGTAATAAAAGATGGTGATCAAATTAAATTAAGTATAGAGTATGAGCCAGGAAAAGTAGGTGAATTTCCTATGGAAGATGTACTAAATATTACAGATGATATAAACGAAAACTCTAAGTATAATAATGATTTATTAAATGCAACAAGTTTAATAGGGAAGAATGTACTAATGAATGATGGAAAAGAAAAACTATCTGGAGTGGTAAAAGGTGTAGTTAGAAATGGTTTAGGAGTAAGCATTAAAGTTACTGTAACAAAAGATGGTAAAGAACAGGATATATATGTACCATTTGAATATGTAACAAATGTTCAAGAAGATGGGGATTTTGGTGATATTGAAAATCCAGATGAAAAACCTTCTGAGGGAGGAGAAGAAAATAAACCTGAGGTAGAAGAAAAGAAATAA
- a CDS encoding flagellar hook-length control protein FliK, with protein MELKISGFTKIENNSATKKVTNQSEKSYSFNEVLNNISSNKSPSKDKNVITKQGTEQDNKNYLIKDENINSKDNSMMSKLNKEDIQNIKDKLEEQGFSKEELDSIKSLEDLKNLVEKIKDAGDLDSFVALVNSILQCLYSGENVKLAEDLGENLEKLKVLLNNLSEGNGNKEQLLMEIKDILGEEFNNLNLTDKNSLDKDLLEAFSNKLQIQIEKEPNEEKVSLLKNIKNEMENILKEESNNKLYIEPKIDISEPLVLGEETDSSNLKENTSKEDKLLKGLLEDKEQLAGEKINKAVNFMSHLKNSTDINELSSKETLGNLVINKNTMNADIIKSIKYMELNNVKDLTVKIMPKELGEVFIKLTMEGGIMKANIGATTKEAYNLLNSNMQLIEDKLQNSGIKVQELSLNIYNEDTTFFKQGNEKGKNSNPSKSNDKADLSSMDEIREEENISTIDGNVNILA; from the coding sequence ATGGAATTAAAAATAAGTGGATTTACTAAAATAGAAAATAATTCAGCTACTAAAAAGGTAACTAACCAAAGTGAAAAATCTTATTCCTTTAACGAAGTGTTAAACAATATATCTTCTAATAAAAGCCCTAGTAAAGATAAAAATGTTATTACAAAGCAAGGTACTGAGCAAGATAATAAAAACTATTTAATTAAAGATGAAAATATAAATAGTAAAGATAATAGTATGATGTCAAAATTAAACAAAGAGGATATACAAAATATAAAGGATAAATTAGAAGAACAAGGTTTTTCTAAAGAGGAATTAGATTCTATAAAATCTTTAGAGGATTTAAAGAATTTAGTAGAAAAGATTAAAGATGCTGGGGATTTAGATAGCTTTGTAGCTTTGGTTAACTCTATATTACAGTGTTTATATTCTGGAGAAAATGTAAAATTAGCTGAAGACCTAGGAGAGAATTTAGAAAAATTAAAAGTTTTACTGAATAATTTATCTGAAGGTAATGGAAATAAAGAACAATTATTAATGGAGATAAAAGATATTTTAGGTGAAGAATTTAATAATCTAAATCTTACAGATAAAAATTCATTAGATAAAGATTTATTAGAAGCTTTTTCAAATAAGCTTCAGATACAAATTGAAAAAGAACCTAATGAAGAAAAAGTAAGCCTTTTAAAAAATATTAAAAATGAAATGGAAAATATTTTGAAGGAAGAATCTAATAACAAATTATATATAGAGCCTAAAATAGATATTAGTGAACCATTAGTATTAGGGGAAGAAACTGATTCTTCTAATTTAAAAGAAAATACTTCTAAAGAAGATAAACTCTTAAAGGGACTTTTAGAGGATAAAGAACAGTTAGCAGGAGAAAAAATAAATAAAGCTGTTAATTTTATGTCTCATCTTAAAAATTCTACAGACATAAATGAATTATCTTCAAAGGAAACTTTAGGTAATTTAGTAATCAATAAGAACACTATGAATGCTGACATAATCAAATCTATAAAGTATATGGAATTAAATAACGTAAAAGATTTAACAGTAAAAATAATGCCAAAAGAACTAGGAGAAGTGTTTATAAAACTAACTATGGAAGGTGGCATTATGAAAGCTAATATAGGAGCAACTACAAAGGAAGCCTATAATTTATTGAATTCCAATATGCAATTAATAGAAGACAAGCTTCAGAATTCTGGCATAAAAGTACAAGAACTCTCACTAAACATATACAATGAAGATACAACCTTTTTTAAACAGGGCAATGAAAAAGGGAAAAATAGTAATCCGTCAAAGTCAAACGATAAAGCAGATTTATCCTCAATGGATGAAATACGAGAAGAGGAAAATATAAGCACTATAGATGGTAATGTAAATATCTTAGCTTAA
- the fliJ gene encoding flagellar export protein FliJ yields MKGYSFRLQKLLDIREKKEEESKMKFKQAQMEKNHTEEKLFNLKNNYNKYNNINLNDSILEKKIRHSYLNSLNFCINETANELQQKLRVVEERREELKTKQVERKTVEILKEKDKLAFEKEQNMIEQRNNDEFALYAFIRNTERR; encoded by the coding sequence ATGAAGGGATATTCCTTTAGACTTCAAAAACTTTTAGATATAAGAGAAAAAAAAGAAGAGGAAAGTAAAATGAAGTTCAAACAGGCTCAAATGGAAAAAAATCATACAGAAGAGAAACTGTTCAATTTAAAAAATAATTATAATAAATACAATAACATAAATTTAAATGATTCTATATTAGAGAAAAAAATAAGGCATAGTTATTTAAACTCTTTAAATTTCTGCATAAATGAAACGGCAAATGAATTACAACAAAAGCTTAGAGTGGTAGAGGAAAGAAGAGAAGAATTAAAAACAAAACAAGTAGAAAGAAAAACTGTAGAAATTTTAAAAGAAAAGGATAAATTAGCCTTTGAAAAAGAACAAAATATGATAGAGCAAAGAAATAATGACGAATTTGCTCTCTATGCCTTTATAAGAAATACTGAAAGGAGGTGA